Part of the Lolium rigidum isolate FL_2022 chromosome 6, APGP_CSIRO_Lrig_0.1, whole genome shotgun sequence genome, TAAGAAAATATCGGGtcttttttttataatcaatACCGCATATATTCATAACAGTAATAAgtcgtacatggtagagatatatACATGAACTATcttcaacgattacaaaataataaAGTCTAAAAAAGCAAATATTTGAGCTCTTCAAACTCTTTTCTTCTTACATGGCATAATGTTATACTTTTTtttaaggcagccaaagataaatACCAATATTAGGTATTGGTACCACACAAAATAGTCCTATTTCCCTCCAATAATATCGTTTTCTTGCAATCTAAGGAAAAAAGTACGGTACAAGCTCTTGCTGAACTTAAGCATctgcataaacaaaaacaaaaaaaacaatgaCTTAAGTGTCTCCATGTAACTGAATCAAATATATTTATCTACTTTTAATAACTCTACGTACATGCCAATCTAAAATTAAAATCTACTTTTCATCCGGCCGTGGGTGTACGCCCTTTGGAGATGCGTGTTAGACTTGCACGGTTGCTTCTTTTGATTGCTCTCATATGAAGTTACGAATACCCATGTACAAACATGCGACTGTGTATCCACGCCTCAGGACACCGTGGTGCTCTGGGTTCGTGTTTACCGGGAGACGTTGCGTCCGCTTTCGCTCCAGACAGTGGAGCTGATTAATTCATCTACTCCGCCAACATGTCTTCGCGAGAGACATTATTTAGAAACAATATGGTGGCCGGTGCGTCAAGACTCAAGAGCATGTGGCAGTAGTAGTGGAACTTTTGAGTCCTCTGAAACGCAAGAAGTCGACGTGTAGGATCACCCAGCTTTTGACGGAGAAGCAGAGTACTTACTCCTCTTGCTCTTCCTATCCCTGATGTACTCAGATCGATCATCTTGGGCACCACCACACTCCTCGACCGCTCCCTCGGGTCGTCCGAGGCTAGAGCAGCTCCACTATCTTGTCCTCGGCTGGTACCTTGACAAGCTCCGGCGAACGGCCTGGTCCAGAAGGTTTTGTCCGTGGCAAAACTATGTACTGAGTACTACGTATAATACCTAACACCAAGCAAAAACCACCGGTCTCGGCTTTCAACACTTGATCGAAGCTTTGCCCAGCGCGTATGTCGATCAGGGACAACATGGAGAAGACGTTGGACGGACTGCAGATCCAATCGATCGGAGCTGGGGTAAAGCTGAAGGCTGGACCCTAAGAGAGAGGAGAGCGCCCGGCCGGCCGTTTCCAATCTCGCGTGAGCCGGTGACCGAAGACGACTGTCGGCACGATTTTCCCGTGGTCTGCTTCTTTCTACTCCCGCTCGTAACCGTCCTCCTCCTATAAGCAGCCGCCTCGTGGCCCTCCGTGACGAGCCGGCCGCCATGCATGGGCTGCGAGAGCATCACCATGTGCATGGATGCGGTGGGTTAGCTAGCTCTCCCTTGTCCGATCGGCTGATCCCCGTCTCCTTGCGACGGCCCGAGCGGATGAAGGACGTATGACGGATTCCACGGGATTGTGATGTGCCGGCAAGATCTAATCGAagctccgtggcgtccgagcacgGAGACGGCATCCAGCCACGCGGGAGTGTCCTGTAATCTCATGTTGTCTAGTCAGTTCGCCTAGCGGTGCAAGGGTAGATCATGCCGGCGATCAGGCCGACGATGCCCTCGATCCGCGCGCGGGATCTGTTCGGCTTCCCGATCATGATGGCCAGGCTTCGTTTGGTcgttatttatagatggatcacgGGGGGTCAACTCAAAGCAGCCAAGGACTCTAGGTTTTCCTTTTCTTCCTGGACTTGGTGAACAGGTGACCTCCCGTACGTGTCAAAACAGCTCAGGGATTCTACGTTTGAACGGGTGACCTCCTCCCGTACGTGGCTAGGTCCGATCGATCGTATTTGTGTCTGCCCTGGGTCTCGTCTCAAGGAGCCTACCATACACCCGTTGAATCGGGCCGCGCAAAGCCGAAACGAACATACGAAGGCCCATCAGAAGGCGGGAGTGCGGGACAAGACAGAGGTTGCCTGTTTTCATACACCGAATCGTTTTTTAATATGCGGTGGCATATTGCAGTATTATGCgaattggtgggagggcaaaacggtctaaaaaaagcgttgacgaaactttttggcagaaaccttagctcctttattattaggtatagatatagctaGTTTGACTTTGATTTGGAATGGAGGGTGTACCATTGTTTCATTATGGATCGGAGAAAGTACCAGAAATAACCGAGAATTGAAACCTCTTTACCCATTAGATAAAAAAAAATGCCACAGATAACGGACATAGTAAATCCTCTTTTCCCAAGACGAGAAATACACAACAACGGACGGACGGATAGATCCCAGGGACGAGAATCGAACGGCCCAGGGGCGTTTGTACTTTCTAAAAATTCGGTGTCCAGTTCAGTCCCGCCTTCTCCCCCTTTTATTCGTCTCCACCAGACcgccaccaaaaccctaaaccccctCGCTCCGATCGACCAATCCCCTAGGGTTTTTTACGGCCGCGGCTTCGGTTCCTCGAGCCAGCATGACTTCCATGGAGTTCTGGGGTAATCCCTTCCTTCCCCTCCTCCCCCACTCGATGCGACATGCCTGTTGTTCGCGGCGGGTGGTTTTTATGTAGAGCTTTTCGGTTCGAATTTTGGTCGCTCGATAAGCACGCACGTCGTAAATCATCGCCTCTCGTGTAGCTTCACTCCGTACGTCCTGGCTGCGGGTACACAATTTTAGGTCCTCGTTGTGTCGAGACAATCTGCTTTTGCTCAATTTCGTTGGGGTGTGTGGTGGGGGACTGATTATGTCGTATTGTATTGTTTTTTTTTGGCACATCACCTCGTAGAATCGATGATCTGTAGACTGTAGGGGAATATGTTGTTTTACGAATTACTCCTGGAATTTCTCCAAACGAGGGCGTTGATTGATGTTTCCTTGTTCGGCTAGTTACTTCATAGCTCTGCTCGTGGTACTCTGATGTTGAATTGGCCGCTGCTGGAAGTTACACGTTTTTAGTTTTGTGCCTGGGTTGGTTCACGAAAGTTAAAGACTAGCAAGCTGTTTTGCGGTTCAATAGAGATGAACTGATACCCTTTGGAGTTTGGTCGTCACTCGTCAGACATTAGTATATTGCAGAGAGATGGCACTGCTGCTATGTAGATGCTTTCAATACAACTTTGTTTATTTGACTACCAGCAGAACATCTTTATTTGGGAAAGCAGCAACTTTCACTTGGTCACATAGTTTTTGCTAGTCTTTGTTGGCTAGATGACTTCCTATCTTCAGAGTAAAAACGATACCCTTGTTGGGGTTAATTTATCATCTGGTGTTGCCTTATTGGTTAATAGTATTTGCTATCTTGTACAGGTGTGGAAGTGAAGCCGGGACAGTCTCTTTCTTGTGACGCTGGTAACGAGTTTATTATTCATCTCTCACAGGTTTACGCACTTCCCTCGTTGACCATCTTCTGCCTATTTGTTTCTACTATTCTCCTAAAGCAACGTTCTCTCCTTAGGCAATGATTTACTTTCATTTCCTGGTTACTGTTTTTAGGCTGCCCTTGGTGAAACAGAGAAAGAAAGCGGCAATACAGTTGTATCTGCTAAAGTCGGTGGTAACAAGGTGGTCATTGGAACTCTTTCTGCTGAAAATCGACCTCAGAttcaatttgatttggtttttgagAAAGAATTTGAGTTATCACACAGTTCGGAGACTGCCAGTGTTTTTGTGTGCGGTTACAAGCTTGCCATGCCTCATCTACATGAATATCCTTTAACATGATAGCCGACAACTATACATTCTTTTCAACTATGTGTATTCGAGATATTTGAATCTGtcttcttgtagcctttgtgtCCTTGACCTGCTAGTTGCTTTCTTCACATCTGATTCTAGCAAAGATAAAGGTACACTCCTGGCTAGATATTGCATCAGTATTCCATGTTTTTCTCGTCAAACATAGACTAACTAATCTGTTCTGTTAGGTGAAGTGAATGCTGTAAACAATCAAGTGATCAATCCTACTGCTGATGAGGATGATAGTGATTCTTCTGATAGTGATTCTTCTTCTTTAGATGACTTATCTTCTTCAGATGATGTAAGCGCATTCTGATGATTATGCAAGTGCATCACCCTCTTAGCCTTTTGAAATATTTGATGACAATGAAACACACTTCTTCCCAGGACTTGACTGAAGATGAGTCCAGCACCGAAGGTGATTCGAGTGAAGAGGATGATACCAGTACCGAAGAGGATGACAGCAGTAGTGAAGAGATTTATACCAGCAGCGAAGAGATTGCTACCAGTAGCGAAGAGGATTCAAGTGATGAGGAAAGCAAAAGCACTCCTGTTAAGGTGTGGATCTGACAGTTCTCCTTTTTCCACTTCCTTCCAAACAGTCTAATCTGACTCTGTTTGTTGTGCACTACAGCCTGAGGATGGCAAGAAGAGGGTAGCTGAAACTGCCTTGAAGACACCTGCTTCTGACAAAAAGGCAAAGGTTGCAACACCATCTTGCCAGACAACAGGTGTGTTGATACTTTTCCGAGGTTCCCTGTCAATTATCGTGCTTTATGTTTTAAAAAACACTTATCGTGCATGCCGTTGTAAGAACAGTTTTAATTAGATCTGCATTCACTTCAGGTGATGACAAGAATGTTCCTCATGTGGCCACTCCAACAAAGGAGGCCGGCAAGGCGTCTGGGAACAGCAACGGCAAACCAAAGGCAAAGTCCCCCAAATCTGTCGGCACTCATGCCTGCAAGTCGTGCCGCAGGTATGTAGACTGCTTGAAAGTTTAGCATTCTGGCGAGTCAAACTGCAGTGCTTGACGTCTAATGATTATGCTCTGGTCGAATTCTTTCAGGACATTTGGAAGTGATTTCGCGCTCCAGTCCCATGAGAAGGCAAAGCACACCTGAGCTGCCAGTGGTGACAACATGTTGCAGAGTGATCGGGTTGATGCTGCTGATGCTGCGTCTTCCAACTTTTGTCCTCTAATCAGCACAGATTAGTCTTTTTGGTCCTCTCCTGAAACCTACAACTTCGAAAGATATTGCCCCTCTCACTAGATTAGTCTGTTTGGTCCTCTCTTGAAACCTAGAACTTGGAAGTGTATTTGCCTGTCGCATTGGTTCTTAAATACAATTTCTGGCTGTTTATTGCCATTCATACTTTTGGTgaatctacttgttattgatatgCTGGTAAACTCTTAAGATCTAATTTTGAGGTGAAATATGACGTGGTAATTTTACTATTTTGTGCGTTAACAAGTTTTAATATGTGGAAGCTATATTTTTATGTTCTGCAGTTCCTTCTCGCCTAGTTCGCTGTGCTCTTAACTTGTTTTTATTTACGGTGTGCATTTCCTGGTACCTGCCCTGCAAATACAGATATTGATGCAATTCCAACATGCGGGGATTCTGTTTAGCTGGCATCTCAAGAAGAAAAACAATTTATTTTTCGATCATTTATTTGTTCTGCCTTTTCTGAATACTCGTGTTTAAAAACAATTTAGCTTAGTTCCGAAACCACATAAGGAATATTCGTTTGTTTAGCTTAGTTCCGGAAACAAAGTTTGTTTAGCTTAGTTCAACACAAGTATTCTTATCCAAGGCACTCTTTAATTTTTTGAGAGCACCCAAAGAGTGTTACATTGTACTAGTACAAGTAAAGTTTATCTCTATGATTACATTTTGTTTTTTTACACCAGTTACACGAGTATACGAAACGACCATATTATTTTAAAAGGTATAAGGAATAACTGAGTAATCAATCATCATAAAATGGCACTGCAGTTGTCAAAATTAATGGGGAAAAATCCATTTTCAGCCTTTATATTTTCGAAAGATGAATTGCACTGGCATAACTTGAAGaaaaatgctactccctccgattcatattaattgacttcaatatggatgtacctagaactaaaatgtgtctagatacatccatattagaatcaattaatatgaaccggaaggAGTTCAGATAATCGATAAAGGCTGTTAACTTCACAAAAGAAAGGTAATGCTGTTAATAATTCATAAACGCAGGCACACCCAACAAAAAAATGTGACAGTGGAAATGACTTCCTTGCAGAAAAAAAACTACACTACCACCTGAAGCAATTAGAAACATGCACAAACTATTCAGAAATTTTATCAGGACTTCCACTAAGTAAAAAATAAAAACTTTCATTGCCTTCGTACAGGCCGCACCTTCTAGCCTTGTAGGGCCACTTATAAGCATGATGAATCACCAAAACACATATAAGGAACAAAAAAAACATTCATCAACAACACAGTAGAACCAAACCAAAATAATTACCACTGATCTCAGAATCCAGGCACACATAACAGCATTACTTTTTTTTGTGAAGTTAACAGCATTACTTGCATAGCACCAAGCCACCAACAACAGTCTAGAATTTTGTCAAGCAGAAAATATTCCTGATCGTGCATGTTGAGCAATGCTAGACAAAGCAACCTCTTTACACACCATCTCTGCATTACCGACACCAAAATTCAGTTAACCAGAACCCCACCCCTCTCCCCTACTAGCTAACACCTCACTCTTTCCACAGTATGTTTCAGGTCACTCGGCGCCATGCTTCACCTTGGAGTGATCTTTGAGACCCCCTGGGGAGCCAAAAGTCCTGAAGAAGAGAAGTGCATGTGTGAGGATATAACATCATACAGATGGTAACAAGTTTTCAAAGGAAAGTAAGCAGTCTTTGCCTGCTGCATGAGCCACAAACGTGAGGAGTGGATTGCTTAGACTTGTCTTTGCTTTCAGGTGCCTTCCTTGCATGTTTTGCTGGATAAGGGGTGGCAACGTGGACATAGCCACTTGTCCTACTAGCCTGTTTTGCTGGATAAGGGGTTGCGACGTGGACATAGCCTGCATGCAAATTGTTCATCTAGTGAGATTCATGTGCCATTAAAAGACCAAGACGAGTTCAGCAGGTTAGAAATCAAAAGAAATTCTGTGCACCAGTGTTTTTGCCCGTAGTTGGTGTTTCTATCTTTGCCTTCTTCCCCTGAGGTGTCTTTAGCGGTGTTTCCACTGGCCTTTTTTGGCCCTTCGTTTTCTGTATGTTAACAACACAAAAGAGATAAGAATTTCAGGATTTTACGGAATGAAGAAGCATCAATATAACAGGTCTCTTTGAACAATCTCATACCTTTTGAGGGTAATCCACATCTTCATAAGTCTCAATATCATCACTATCACTTGGATTATGTGCATCAGTCTTGTCCTTCAAGTGCATTCAGCAATCAGCATACCAAATCCATGTCAGGTTTTACCCTATTGATAGTATGAATTCCCAGAGCTACTATTTGGGCTTCTACAACCTACAACTCCCATTCATGGATTTGTCATCCAAGTACCAATTACTATGAGGTTGCATAAAAGTAGGACTTTTGACACATGGAAACCACTGATTATACACATAAAGAAACTGTCAAAATGAGTGCATAGTTCACGCAAACTAATTTTAGTAACACAAAACTGGCATATGTTAACAATATTCATCGAACGTATTTAAAACATTCTCAATTAGCAATCCAGAACAACTAGAGGCCTAGAGCAAGAAAAACAAGTCATCCAGGGAACAGCAGTTCTGTCATAACTCGTGGCTGCTTATTCTTAGCAAAGTTACAAACCTTATCATCTCCCTTTGGCTTTGGAGGACTAGTTGGTTCCTCAACTGTAGCCTTAGGTGTAGAGGATGGAGCATTAACAGGCCTTGGTGCAGTAAGCTTATTGGAACCATGTGTAGCTTCATTGTTCTTGTAACCTGAAAGTAAATACAAACATGTTGAGTGTCAATGTGGCATGTTCTAGTTGTAGAGCAAATGCAAAGAGGACAAATAACATCTTAGCTACACAGGGAATCTCCCTAATGTCCGCAGCAGATAAATCATTCTAAGCTCCTAAACAGGTAAACAAGAATTCTTATGCATAGCAAAAGAATATACCATCTGTATTGGAGTCTAGTGGAATTAGTAATGGAACCTCCTGGTCAGATTCATCATCTGAAACATCAGATATAAGCATGTTATGCCAAGTTGCCAACTGTACAAACAAATTGTCATAGATGCACAATACTAAAATGAAAACAACATTTACCTCCTTTGGTATATGTGTTACACGTGATTACAGACAGGAAAAGGGTTAAAGAACACAAATGCGTATTCGAGCTATTTAGCAAACAATGAAGTATGAAATATGGAAGGATATCTATCCACAATCTCGAATTTGTAGCCAGTAAAGCAGATGTTGCTGTTCATTGAGGTGTGCAGAAGTTCAAACTTCTTTTTGAACACCAGACCAGTTACAAAATGAGGATCATTATCAACTGAAAGTGTGCAAAGCATAATCCTTTTATCATCAGTCTTCACAAAAACTTCCACATTCTCTTTCGCCTTGCCATCCTCCAATGCTATCTGtagtaaacaaaaaaaaaaaaaaaaagcaaatgcCCGAAGAGTCAACAAACTTAATCCACCCCAAGCGAGCTAAAAGGTCAACTATAAATGAAGCTTGTAAAGCGCACCTGTGACAAATGATAATATAACTCTCCTGGGTCACACTTCCATGTCTCTCCAGGCTTGACCACAACTCCTAAAAATGTCAACATTCATGCATAGTAGCCATTAGTTATTTGACAAACATAGGAAATTGGGAAACACAAGTATATGTTGCTTTCAAAAGTGCTCAGAGTACACCACACATTATTATGGCAAGCATGACGGAGATATTTTTCACACAGAAAAAGATCACGGTGTAAACAGACAATTACCAGAGAAtgcttattttcaataaagtacaCCTCACAGCAGAACATATATCGAAGTTGATAACAACTTAAAATGTAGGTTACCAGCAGTTAAAGGGAACAATCTAATATTATCCAATCCAATATCCATGAGATTATCTTTCACACAAACGAGACCCAGGAACAGCACACTGCACTGAACAGAACTAGGAAATCACAATACTCGCTCCAGACCAAGACACGGGTACCCACATCACACTCTCCGTAACAGGACAGGGCAACCCATATTGCTCTTTCTAGATCAAGCAAAGTATGCAATCGCAAGCCAACGGAATAAGGGAATACTAATTACTATTTTTGAATCGAAAGGAATACTAATTATGATTTGTACGCGCAAATAGAAATCACAGAAATGCTGGTTTACGATTTCAGAAAATTGGGAAACACGGGTATCTGTTGCTTTCCGAAGCGCCCAGAGAAATATATACAGCAGACGTCATTACGGCAAACAGAACAGGGATATTTCATCACAGAACAGAAATCATCCACTGGTGATGCCAGCAGGCACAAAAGAAATACAGGCCGCAATAGAACATATATCGAAGGTGATAACACATTACAATGTAGGTTACGACTAGCTTAAGGACAGGACCAAACAGATTTCATCCAATCCGGTATCCATGAAACTACTGTTCTGTTCACGCAGACCAAACCAAGGAACAGCACGAAACAGAAGCTGGAAACCGCATCATTCGGTCCAGATCAAGACACGGGCACCCACATTACTCTCCTAAAGACCAAGACAAACAGGGGATAAACTACTAATTACGGATTGCAGGCGCGGACAGAAATACGCCACTCTAAATTAACAGAGATCGGTCAGAGACGAGAGACCCTAGGTCGATTAGGTCGTCCGCGGGTGGTCGGAATCTAAGGGATAAAATgaatccatcaccaccggcgaaatTTCCCCTTCCCCGCCGCCCGACCGGACGGGCAAATGCACAACCGCCGCCAAAATAGGGTGCGATCAAATCGGGGGGTTCGGGGAGACGATACGCACCCCAGAAGCGGAGATCCTGCTGCATCTTCCCTGGTGAGAGAGGCGGGCCGGCGGGCTGCTTCCCCCGCGTCTCTCGCTCTCTTCTCCGTGATTTCGCTAGGGTTTTGGCGGAGGGAGTGGCCGCGCTGCGGAGCGGAGAGGAGAGGGGTGGGGATGCGTGGGGTGGGTGTCTGGGTTTATGGAATGGAGCAGCCAAGGATTCGCCTGCGCTCCCCATCGTCTTTTACGGTCTATGACAGTGGGTCCAGGCATCAGTATgaccttttttttttgtataagtTGGGTTGATCGTCGGGTGGACTTTCTTTCGGTTTTATAACTTGtctattttcttttttggtttaaaATTCATCGATTTGATCTCATttataatttattattttttctaCGCTATCACCTGTCATTTGATCACACATTGTTCGCACTTTCTCCACTAAACAGTTGTTTCTACGATCTTTGCACGACAAAATCGAGAGATTAGAGTAATGACGATGGAGACAGAGAAATTAGAGTGATGCCTGGGGTGACGAGCCTAGACCAAGAGGCATGGAGGGATGTGTTGCTCGCTCTCTATGTGCGGGAAGTAGACAGAAGGTTGGTGATGTGCGGCTGCGCACGGAGGAGAAGTGTGGTGTTATCGGTGTTGCATCCTTTCGTCCAGTGCGGGACATGAATGTCACCGTCGGGTGAACAAGAAGGGCTCGCACCGCGTTGGGTGGCCCAGGAGTTGTGGTCGGTCGTGGAGGCGGGTGCAGCAGGGGTGGCGTGTTTGCGATGGCCGTGGTTCCACGCGTGGCGGCTAGTTTTGCGTGAGTGAGACTACCGACGAAAGCCGTTGTCCTGATGTGGTTGGAGCCTGTTAGAATTGTAAATAGACTCTACCTCCTCTGTCTTGTGTATCACGTATACGTGTTGTATACGATTGTAATTGTATGATCATGTCAATATAAGTGGAGACCGGTGCGGGGCAGAGACCCAcgacaaaaccctaaaccttcttttcaatcttggtatcagagccacagccgccgcgagccctctccgccgccgctgtAAGATCcgatcgccgccgccgcgagttctctccgccgccgccgcgatgaCGTCCTCCCTCCAGCTCTCCACCACCGTCGGATCGATGGCTTCATCGTCGTCCGCCTCTGCTCCCGCAGGGATCGCTCCTACGCCCGCAGTTCGGCTGGAGGCCGGGAACTTCAACCTCTGGAAGGGcatctgaaagaacatctcttgcattttgttttgtgtgtttgatgtcaatatatgtgatacactaatgtttgattaagtggtacaggggttacatagtttcatatttgcgtgtgttggatttggtcggtccgtcaaaagttaacaggaaaagcttggccgggccggataatccgggccggatattcttgaaatatccggccccctgattttggctaagtcttcgaggaaaagcagctcgagtagggggccggacatttggccggataatgtcccggtattgtaccaggggccggattatccgggccggatattttggaaatatccggcccctcgattttggctaaggaccggAGGAATTGTGGAtcagtacatgggccggataattggccggacaatgtcactcTTTTGTTctgcaggccggattatccggggggggcggattatccggccctacttacaccggattatccggcccccccggaagcagcaacggctcaatttcgagagggggtataaataccccccttcttctaccttggttgcttgctcaatcattacacaagaaatctgtcaagccacctccattagagccacctcaagaaagtcaagttttgcaagatctccttcctcccccaaccaaagctcttgatctttggggattcgaaggagaagacaccgatctacatcctcaccgaagcgttcttcatttcccctctcttgtttgagggatctcatgctagtgttcctatttggttccctagttgatttgttgttgatgtattgttgttgattgttgtattgttacagatttgggagcctccaatttggttgtggatgtgtgccccaagaactttgtaaaggcccggtttccgcctcgaggaaatcccttagtggaagtgggctaggccttcgtggcgttgctcacgggagatccgagtgaagccttcgtggctgttggtttggcttgcgtagcaaccacactcctccaaacgtagacgtaccttcttgcaaaggaagggaactacgggaatcatctccgtgtcatcgcgtgctacactctcggttacctctatcccactctatctactattgcgttgctataccttgcttagttgatatccttgtcatataggtaaattcacat contains:
- the LOC124662574 gene encoding histone deacetylase HDT2-like → MEFWGVEVKPGQSLSCDAGNEFIIHLSQAALGETEKESGNTVVSAKVGGNKVVIGTLSAENRPQIQFDLVFEKEFELSHSSETASVFVCGYKLAILCVLDLLVAFFTSDSSKDKGEVNAVNNQVINPTADEDDSDSSDSDSSSLDDLSSSDDDLTEDESSTEGDSSEEDDTSTEEDDSSSEEIYTSSEEIATSSEEDSSDEESKSTPVKPEDGKKRVAETALKTPASDKKAKVATPSCQTTGDDKNVPHVATPTKEAGKASGNSNGKPKAKSPKSVGTHACKSCRRTFGSDFALQSHEKAKHT
- the LOC124661221 gene encoding histone deacetylase HDT2-like isoform X1, whose translation is MQQDLRFWGVVVKPGETWKCDPGELYYHLSQIALEDGKAKENVEVFVKTDDKRIMLCTLSVDNDPHFVTGLVFKKKFELLHTSMNSNICFTGYKFEIVDRYNTYTKGDDESDQEVPLLIPLDSNTDGYKNNEATHGSNKLTAPRPVNAPSSTPKATVEEPTSPPKPKGDDKDKTDAHNPSDSDDIETYEDVDYPQKKTKGQKRPVETPLKTPQGKKAKIETPTTGKNTGYVHVATPYPAKQASRTSGYVHVATPYPAKHARKAPESKDKSKQSTPHVCGSCSRTFGSPGGLKDHSKVKHGAE
- the LOC124661221 gene encoding histone deacetylase HDT2-like isoform X3 codes for the protein MQQDLRFWGVVVKPGETWKCDPGELYYHLSQIALEDGKAKENVEVFVKTDDKRIMLCTLSVDNDPHFVTGLVFKKKFELLHTSMNSNICFTGYKFEIVDRYTKGDDESDQEVPLLIPLDSNTDGYKNNEATHGSNKLTAPRPVNAPSSTPKATVEEPTSPPKPKGDDKDKTDAHNPSDSDDIETYEDVDYPQKKTKGQKRPVETPLKTPQGKKAKIETPTTGKNTGYVHVATPYPAKQASRTSGYVHVATPYPAKHARKAPESKDKSKQSTPHVCGSCSRTFGSPGGLKDHSKVKHGAE
- the LOC124661221 gene encoding histone deacetylase HDT2-like isoform X2 codes for the protein MQQDLRFWGVVVKPGETWKCDPGELYYHLSQIALEDGKAKENVEVFVKTDDKRIMLCTLSVDNDPHFVTGLVFKKKFELLHTSMNSNICFTGYKFEIVDRCNTYTKGDDESDQEVPLLIPLDSNTDGYKNNEATHGSNKLTAPRPVNAPSSTPKATVEEPTSPPKPKGDDKDKTDAHNPSDSDDIETYEDVDYPQKKTKGQKRPVETPLKTPQGKKAKIETPTTGKNTGYVHVATPYPAKQASRTSGYVHVATPYPAKHARKAPESKDKSKQSTPHVCGSCSRTFGSPGGLKDHSKVKHGAE